The following DNA comes from Anastrepha obliqua isolate idAnaObli1 chromosome 1, idAnaObli1_1.0, whole genome shotgun sequence.
tctaaatttcacttcaattcataaaatatatggcCAAAAACGTATTTTTACTGGTTTTTATACTTGTATGCAAAACAACAATATCCTTTCGCTAAGTAacacaattttaacaataaattacttgaaaactaaTTATAAATCTTCGGAGGGTGCGGCTTctagttttatatatgtatatgattgtactgaatatacctcaatttaaattttgtaaaaataaaaattttaattttaattaggcTATGATGATGTTCCACCGAACAAGTGGACCGAAAAAAGGAGCTGCTGTATCGAGAGCTGCGCGCCTAATGATAAAGCTATACTTTTTGCGTTTCCTAGGGACGAAGAGACCCGTAAGAATTGGGCCTTGGCTTGCAACGTGCAATTGTcaagcactgacagggtttttatttgccaacGCCATTTTGAACACACATTGGTgacaaaatataaacttttgaaAGGGGCTTTTCCTTGCTTCAATTTAGAGGGTTAAtagaattttatgttttttttttttcatttcacgaaatgtacaataaatacctattatttatagtattgtaatatatatatactacatatatgtgagtagttaacttacttgttgataaaaataaaaaaaattgaaattaaaaaaactagtgtttcaattttcttaaggataataatatttatttggtaagaagaacttaaatgaacatataccaataatataattcgacaggatttccttacaaaatcaatatattcgttcagctaaatcaaatgaatatctgcatatgaaaaatcgttcatatggacgtgcaaaagcaaacacgcatatacataaatacatacatacaaacttccatagacatacatatgtacatatgaggctgcgagcacttgccacagaaaaaatatttcaatttgctATTACTGTCGAGCAtgtagaacacatatttacatacatacctatatagatgcatacatatgtacggagcagcggccactcgacttgacaaaaattcaagatttaccaaatattggcaaataattcaacgcgaaatattccaatgttgactattttcgaatggtcgagaaaattggcatatgggcggctcgttttatgaattaaagtactttgctcgtagaaatatgagctcgaacttatcaatgaatttgtttttgttgtgctttttaatatttgagcgCCGTCGCAGGTAAATAATCATGACCGCTACAGCTGCGCCTATGAaggcattttgttcttgtagtcgctcggcttagaattttagttttggaagtatacgcatgtagaggcataaagtaagtatgtgcggttatatatatatatacgaatatgcattgttttgcttagaatagaaacttttacgtacatatgtatatgtaaacgaaTACCGTTAAGATgaggtttttgaagtgaaaacttctttagaatcgttgggagtgatttgagactcgattaaacgaaaaagcgacactcttggctacgaagcgttatatgttgatatacgtatatgtgtgtggctgcgtactgctgaaaaatgtgtaacaatcgcactgaatcgacaatacgatcaaaaacaacaattgacgcggtatttcaaagatatgttgacaacatcgaaaccaaagcatttgtatcatattttagctatcataagctactcgtatcatttgttgaaattgaaaacattgaggatgaataataataaaatgaagaaaataaaatatgaacattatagcaatattatattgaacctataattatcccgctcctaatgctgctttcgtctcattctctctcagtttgtttcatggaaggtttcacttctatcgcgtctaaccgttagactgtttttttttttgcatatgttagaaatatgtttgcatacgtttgtctatttgctttgaattctttatatgtaaatacatatgagctgcgttttgaggcaggtcaagctttttttctgcccacatgaatatggatggtagatgttatatctattcAACACTTTgcagtatatgaatatatgtacatacatacatatgtatataataattttaaaagtacaagatattgctgaataataaaccttgatgtaaatgaatggtttacaaagttattttttatgttatgatatttgaataattttgataatatacctaaattcaatacaaatcagtcaattagatacttaaaatttcatattcatgcatgcatatacttagaattaatttacttaTCTCACAAGAagtaatccatttgcgcatgcaaaataccTACCGAcagcaaataagcatgaaagaaaaatgtacaagtctgttgttattttcttttccctaacaccaaatcatggcattttaatACTATAtaaacgctatatttatttctgttgactacgctccgctatgttaactctcttctgcTAACTTTTCCAAGGCCGTggtgaaataataaaactttcTTACCCGCtttttgttagcatttgacatttaacctgctcATTCGTTTctgagccttctctatgaatttacgttctctgttgTAACtagttgataatttttttttgtattaagaaTCTAAATGGCGAAAGCAACTCTGTAATCTTCGAAAAATTACCATAGTTAATTCGAACAACACTTTGAGCGCTTCGGTAGTAATACACGGTTTCCATaagtttttcacaattttgtttaaattcacGAGTCGTTTATCCCtctaatttttaactttatcaTATTTGACGCATTTTACGCTTTCTAAAGCCTCATATATGTAATCTTCGAAAAATTAGTTAATTCGAAATGCACAGCGGTAGCGCTAAATGCGGTACCATaaccatgattcaataataaaaggtttgctccgtaagcagctttctcaatCTGGGTttaatttaataacatttttgtaatatcaTTCCTGGTAATTTCTGTTTGTaccagttataaaaaaaaaaaataaaaaaataaataattggcgcgtacacttctgttaggtgtttggccgagctcctcctcctatttgtggtgtgcgtcttgatgttgttccacaaatggagggacctacagtttcaagccgattccgaacggcagatatttttatgaggagctttttcatggcagaaatacactcggaggtttgccattgcctgccgaggggcgaccggttATAATTTAGgtaaaaagaaaacgttttttgctaccatttttaccaaaaaggtatttaatttttccactttctacGCCCTTCTTAAACgcgaccttttgtaagggagtgtcaaaattctaatgtcacaagtgagcaaacctttaataattgaatcatgaccATGACCATATTTATGTGTAGAAAACGGAATGTTCGAAAGTTTTAAATGCGCATTTAAGACTCAGCATTAAGGTCGCAACCGAAGTTGCGAAAAGGCTACTATTTAAACTAAAGAAATATGTGTAGTGTACTTTTATATTACATGCATTGAAGGAGATCGATCAACTTtctattgttaaaataaaaaaagggtgTTAACTACCATCGAAATATGgcacttttcattttttgttttttagaaagaTGGAGATCTATCCAACGTTATTTTCTTTCGGTCATAGACCTACTAATGACCTAAAAACGATTGCgatattctgaaaaatattagtaaataataaaaa
Coding sequences within:
- the LOC129245389 gene encoding uncharacterized protein LOC129245389, with the protein product MPKASKCRVRECNSEQNVRCFAFSKNRELSNLWKENLRISPLMQIPMHNSFVCIQHFVEDAVGPKYLKNGVVPTLNLGYDDVPPNKWTEKRSCCIESCAPNDKAILFAFPRDEETRKNWALACNVQLSSTDRVFICQRHFEHTLVTKYKLLKGAFPCFNLEG